In one Leptospira fletcheri genomic region, the following are encoded:
- the purQ gene encoding phosphoribosylformylglycinamidine synthase subunit PurQ: MRVAVVTFPGSNCDNDIVSVLKNFYSAQVDKIWHKDQFSVKYDLVILPGGFSYGDYLRSGAMAAFSPVMQSVKEHVGRGGKLFGICNGFQILAEAGYLPGALIRNRNLKYVCRTVGLKKGSDSNRISGKLPDDRILRVPVAHGDGCYFASSEVRKQLKEEGRILFLYSGGNPNGSLDDIAGICSSDFKVTGMMPHPERAMNEVTGEMDGKVVLDLILGI; the protein is encoded by the coding sequence ATGAGAGTTGCGGTAGTAACGTTTCCCGGCTCCAACTGCGATAACGACATCGTCTCCGTATTAAAAAATTTTTATTCCGCTCAAGTCGATAAGATCTGGCATAAAGATCAATTTTCCGTAAAATACGATTTAGTGATTCTGCCGGGCGGGTTTTCTTACGGAGATTACCTTCGGTCTGGGGCAATGGCGGCCTTTTCACCCGTGATGCAATCCGTAAAAGAGCATGTGGGTCGCGGCGGAAAACTTTTCGGAATCTGTAACGGCTTTCAGATTCTTGCCGAGGCGGGCTACCTTCCGGGCGCTTTGATCCGGAATCGAAACCTAAAATACGTCTGTAGGACGGTCGGTCTAAAAAAGGGCTCCGATTCGAATCGGATCAGCGGAAAATTGCCTGACGATCGGATATTGAGAGTTCCGGTTGCCCACGGAGACGGTTGCTATTTCGCATCCTCCGAGGTTCGGAAACAATTAAAGGAAGAGGGAAGGATTCTCTTTTTGTACTCGGGCGGAAATCCGAACGGAAGTTTGGACGACATCGCCGGAATTTGTTCCTCCGATTTTAAGGTGACTGGAATGATGCCTCACCCGGAGCGAGCGATGAACGAGGTTACCGGCGAAATGGACGGAAAGGTCGTACTAGATTTGATTTTGGGGATTTGA
- a CDS encoding tetratricopeptide repeat protein, with amino-acid sequence MGTIWVRKAILQGINFGLWSCTAFALCATVGLSAQFKIGGKEYAGILWGENDLLDPEFYEDGSLLRTDQDFILAAGRNWKGDPPGSKGSFEFDGQRIENCGLFNNEAVRILQTADPEKRKLAVRMLESGVRFDPSFFAFRYNLGRAYHLEKNYQKAVLQFEYAFAEVPQYYRTYLHAGVLYELLNEPIPAVISYKKAVERNQFHTEALILLAEHYIKTDLKNRAKIYIQRALKIDENSPDAKLGLARLEILGGRDYYAYKIFRNTDLHDEQGNKRSYNKKFHFYFAETAGRIGDYVTAAKEYEELLKYPNDPFFTEFSLKIIERRRDLAKRFAEIKALDEESEKEQ; translated from the coding sequence ATGGGGACAATTTGGGTCCGAAAAGCGATTTTACAAGGCATAAATTTCGGCTTATGGTCTTGCACCGCCTTTGCCCTTTGCGCGACCGTCGGACTTTCGGCCCAATTTAAAATCGGCGGCAAGGAATACGCCGGAATTCTCTGGGGAGAAAACGATCTCCTGGATCCGGAATTCTACGAGGACGGAAGCCTTCTCCGTACGGACCAGGACTTTATCCTTGCAGCCGGAAGAAATTGGAAAGGAGATCCTCCCGGTTCCAAAGGATCCTTCGAATTCGACGGACAAAGGATCGAAAACTGCGGACTATTCAATAACGAAGCGGTCCGTATCCTGCAAACCGCGGATCCTGAAAAAAGAAAACTCGCCGTTCGCATGTTGGAGTCCGGAGTCCGATTCGACCCTTCGTTTTTCGCCTTCCGTTATAATTTGGGCAGAGCCTACCATCTGGAAAAAAACTACCAAAAGGCCGTCCTGCAATTCGAATACGCGTTCGCGGAAGTCCCGCAATATTATAGGACCTACCTTCATGCCGGAGTACTTTACGAATTATTAAACGAACCTATTCCGGCGGTGATTTCCTATAAAAAAGCCGTGGAACGGAACCAATTCCATACGGAAGCTCTGATCCTTCTCGCGGAACATTACATAAAAACGGATCTCAAGAATCGTGCGAAAATCTACATCCAAAGGGCGCTCAAAATAGACGAGAACAGTCCGGACGCAAAGCTAGGCCTAGCCCGATTGGAGATCTTGGGTGGAAGAGATTACTACGCGTACAAAATTTTCAGGAACACCGACCTCCACGACGAACAAGGAAACAAGCGCTCGTATAACAAGAAATTCCATTTTTATTTCGCGGAGACTGCCGGCCGCATAGGCGATTATGTCACGGCCGCGAAGGAATACGAGGAATTACTGAAATACCCCAACGATCCGTTCTTTACCGAATTTTCGCTCAAAATCATAGAGAGAAGGAGAGATCTCGCCAAACGCTTCGCGGAAATCAAAGCGTTGGACGAGGAATCGGAAAAGGAACAATAA
- the ccsA gene encoding cytochrome c biogenesis protein, giving the protein MHVRLSHPIGDWILGSVFAVFFPFSVLLGLFYPAVILDQGVSHRIFYFHVPVAWVALYGPVISSVCAVIYLWKKAPIWDTLSLSANKISLLFAAGVLFSGPIWAYSAWGTPWDFTDARLQSFFVLVLSLVAYFLLRGLVLDPGKKRIFSAFLSLICTANAIMTWGAIRWVENPGNHPESVLGKGGMDPDMKSAFWAGVLGYHVLFLVLYRLVYRLDKSLAAREDLVLDED; this is encoded by the coding sequence ATGCATGTTCGCCTTTCTCATCCTATTGGAGATTGGATTTTAGGTTCGGTTTTCGCGGTTTTTTTTCCTTTTTCGGTTTTGCTCGGCCTTTTTTATCCCGCGGTGATTCTGGACCAGGGAGTTTCGCATCGGATTTTTTATTTTCACGTGCCTGTCGCCTGGGTTGCTCTTTACGGTCCTGTGATTTCCTCGGTTTGCGCCGTCATCTATCTTTGGAAGAAGGCTCCGATTTGGGACACTCTATCTCTTTCCGCGAATAAGATTTCCCTTTTGTTCGCCGCAGGAGTTCTTTTTTCCGGTCCGATCTGGGCTTACAGCGCTTGGGGCACTCCTTGGGATTTTACCGACGCCCGTTTGCAGTCCTTTTTCGTTCTGGTCTTGAGTCTGGTTGCGTATTTTCTATTGCGCGGCTTGGTTTTGGATCCCGGGAAAAAAAGGATTTTTTCCGCGTTCTTAAGTCTGATCTGCACTGCGAACGCCATTATGACTTGGGGGGCGATCCGTTGGGTGGAAAATCCCGGAAATCATCCGGAATCCGTTTTGGGAAAGGGGGGAATGGACCCGGACATGAAAAGCGCGTTTTGGGCAGGCGTTTTAGGGTATCATGTTCTTTTTCTCGTCTTGTACCGCCTGGTTTATAGATTGGATAAATCCTTGGCCGCGAGAGAAGATCTCGTTTTGGACGAGGATTGA
- a CDS encoding DUF2804 domain-containing protein, whose protein sequence is MKESVGSLLHPSTLEPLFGTYSGTILVDNSREYKSGLLSKIRSVDSVLVDIINQDIFLELRLYRTLLRSGASLFLWNKKNGTVRETQISEKGNSSFLRQGTFRDGYWSFTKDNYRFNFRLDDTIRQGYTHSAVWEKDLNFQLDALVGIGDKNKSLPYSAILPSGKDWYFITHSPDLSVQGQLSWNDLSFDMENETLAYSVAKGYSSFAFPLENRIYARTSGKKKIHLYESQDPSVFLWKDGSWETSLPFEQKMRGKSRILVGENSRFELALEPSVEASFSRPTTWGSHKFRKTIYTVSGWIKNKGKKETIKDGIAIWEEELG, encoded by the coding sequence ATGAAAGAATCTGTCGGATCCTTGCTCCATCCTTCCACGTTGGAACCTCTTTTTGGAACGTATTCCGGGACCATTCTCGTAGACAACTCGAGAGAATACAAAAGCGGTCTTCTATCAAAAATTCGTTCCGTGGATTCCGTTCTCGTAGATATCATTAATCAGGATATTTTTCTGGAGCTTCGTTTGTATCGAACTCTTCTTCGGTCCGGCGCAAGCCTCTTTCTGTGGAATAAAAAGAACGGAACGGTCCGAGAGACTCAAATTTCCGAAAAAGGAAATTCTTCCTTTTTACGACAGGGTACGTTTCGCGACGGATATTGGAGCTTTACGAAGGACAATTATCGGTTTAATTTCAGATTGGACGATACGATTCGACAAGGTTATACCCATTCGGCCGTTTGGGAAAAAGATCTCAATTTTCAATTGGATGCGTTAGTCGGCATTGGCGACAAAAATAAATCCCTTCCCTATTCCGCGATTCTTCCTTCCGGAAAAGATTGGTATTTTATCACTCATTCTCCCGATTTGTCCGTACAGGGACAGTTGTCCTGGAACGACCTATCCTTCGATATGGAGAACGAAACCCTCGCCTATTCCGTCGCCAAAGGATATTCCAGTTTCGCTTTTCCGCTAGAAAATCGGATTTATGCTCGTACTTCCGGAAAGAAGAAGATTCATCTCTACGAATCCCAGGACCCGAGCGTCTTCTTGTGGAAAGACGGCTCCTGGGAAACCTCCCTGCCGTTCGAACAAAAAATGCGCGGTAAGAGCAGGATTTTAGTCGGAGAAAATTCCCGGTTCGAACTGGCATTGGAACCGAGTGTCGAAGCCAGTTTTTCCAGACCTACCACTTGGGGATCCCATAAATTTAGAAAAACGATATATACCGTATCCGGCTGGATCAAAAATAAGGGAAAGAAGGAAACGATAAAAGACGGAATCGCAATCTGGGAAGAGGAATTGGGTTAA
- a CDS encoding PP2C family protein-serine/threonine phosphatase yields the protein MATLPSGESILKYSDYSVLAVDDSDINLKLLVHTLKPLGFQVLTAINTEEARAILATNHVDVLLLDVSMPGQDGFSFCKELREIDRFKLLPILFITAYNREIGFDEAITHGGDDFLHKPFQPRELVAKIRAFIRIKNLQDELMQQKKKYEKELVMARRVQQELVPEKSLDWNHLHVSSIFHPLMQIGGDFIDAWVEDDNLHLFIADCSGHGPSAALLSAMVKMQVSNLSKITGLKEKVSNLRAQLEKILPEDFSITFFYGILNKNRTLEYANGGHPPPLLYRSGSVEELSGMGPLIIPLDLGTEDEFRTIPFEPGSSLLFYTDGATEITDENYNILGEENLKRIFREAVESDQDILNFCLDKILMHSNRLTHDDDIALMVVKG from the coding sequence ATGGCAACGTTACCGAGCGGCGAAAGTATTTTGAAATATTCCGATTATTCGGTTCTGGCCGTCGACGACTCCGATATCAATCTGAAACTTCTGGTCCATACTTTGAAGCCTCTCGGTTTTCAGGTTTTGACCGCGATCAATACGGAAGAGGCCCGCGCCATCTTGGCTACGAATCATGTGGACGTGCTATTGCTGGACGTGAGTATGCCGGGCCAAGACGGATTTTCGTTCTGCAAAGAACTTCGGGAGATCGATCGGTTTAAACTTCTGCCGATCCTATTCATTACCGCCTACAATAGGGAAATCGGTTTCGACGAAGCCATTACCCACGGAGGCGACGATTTTCTGCATAAGCCTTTTCAACCTCGGGAATTGGTGGCAAAGATTCGCGCATTTATTCGGATCAAGAATCTTCAAGACGAACTCATGCAGCAGAAGAAAAAGTATGAGAAAGAACTTGTGATGGCTCGCAGAGTGCAGCAGGAGTTGGTGCCGGAAAAGTCCTTGGATTGGAATCACCTGCATGTGAGTTCCATCTTCCACCCTTTGATGCAGATCGGCGGGGATTTTATAGACGCTTGGGTGGAAGACGATAATCTTCATTTGTTCATCGCCGATTGTTCCGGGCATGGACCGTCCGCGGCATTGCTTTCGGCAATGGTAAAGATGCAGGTTTCTAATCTTAGCAAAATCACCGGTTTGAAGGAAAAGGTATCGAATCTAAGGGCCCAATTGGAAAAGATCCTGCCTGAAGATTTTTCCATCACGTTCTTTTACGGAATTTTAAATAAGAATCGAACACTGGAATATGCAAACGGAGGACATCCTCCTCCCTTGTTGTACCGTAGCGGCTCGGTGGAAGAATTGTCCGGCATGGGACCGCTGATCATTCCTCTGGACTTGGGCACGGAAGACGAGTTTCGGACGATACCTTTCGAACCGGGTTCTTCTTTGCTGTTTTATACGGATGGCGCTACCGAGATCACGGATGAAAATTATAATATTCTGGGAGAAGAGAATCTTAAAAGGATTTTTAGAGAGGCCGTGGAATCCGATCAAGATATTCTGAATTTCTGTCTGGATAAAATTCTGATGCATTCCAACCGATTGACTCACGACGACGATATCGCCTTGATGGTGGTGAAAGGATGA
- the purS gene encoding phosphoribosylformylglycinamidine synthase subunit PurS: MFIARINVTLKESVLDPQGSTVQGTLHELGESSVQDVRVGKYIEVKLDSPDIASAQKIVDRICEKLLVNHVIETYRSEIIPA, from the coding sequence ATGTTTATCGCAAGAATCAACGTAACTTTAAAGGAATCCGTTCTGGATCCTCAGGGTAGTACCGTACAGGGAACTCTTCACGAATTAGGAGAATCTTCGGTGCAAGATGTTCGGGTGGGAAAATATATAGAAGTAAAATTGGATTCTCCCGATATCGCTTCCGCACAGAAAATCGTGGATCGCATTTGCGAAAAACTATTGGTAAATCACGTGATAGAGACGTATCGCTCGGAGATCATACCCGCATGA
- a CDS encoding ABC transporter ATP-binding protein, protein MAASQTPVPVLECSGLFYTIGRKSVLKNVSFSVFPGEALLVRGRNGAGKTTLLKSVLHHGKFSAEFRFRKGPKPKISYLGHELGLYTTLSLEENLEYFRGISGTFRDPIWIETWLKHFRLWTRRMDPVSSFSRGMKQKAALVRALAPISDLYLLDEPLTALDGEGAAAAVSLLESVCSESAMMLVTHDPNFALKVKTRVLDLGENSR, encoded by the coding sequence TTGGCTGCTTCACAAACACCCGTTCCCGTTCTGGAATGTTCGGGCCTTTTTTATACTATCGGACGAAAGTCCGTACTCAAGAACGTTTCCTTTTCCGTTTTTCCCGGAGAGGCGTTGCTTGTACGGGGGAGGAACGGAGCGGGAAAAACGACTCTTTTGAAGTCGGTCCTGCATCACGGGAAGTTTTCGGCAGAATTTCGATTTCGTAAGGGGCCGAAGCCCAAAATCTCCTATTTGGGTCACGAACTGGGTCTGTATACGACCTTGAGTTTAGAGGAGAATTTGGAATACTTTCGGGGAATTTCAGGTACGTTTCGGGATCCGATCTGGATCGAGACCTGGCTGAAACATTTTCGCCTTTGGACTCGGAGAATGGATCCGGTTTCCTCCTTTTCTAGGGGGATGAAGCAGAAAGCCGCTTTGGTCCGCGCCCTAGCTCCGATTTCCGACCTGTATTTGTTGGACGAACCTTTGACAGCTTTGGATGGGGAAGGCGCTGCGGCAGCCGTTTCCCTTTTGGAGAGCGTTTGCAGCGAATCCGCGATGATGCTCGTGACTCACGACCCGAATTTCGCTTTGAAAGTCAAAACGAGGGTTCTGGATTTGGGGGAAAATTCCCGTTGA
- a CDS encoding heme exporter protein CcmB, translated as MKSFLSLLKKELRLMGRASNGILSLVVLVSAMVFLFHFALERNGKMDRVTLIGLKWAVLFVASFVLIGQFTWEEREAGGGTASRLFLPAWVLFLSKSFLVFLALSGTGIYLLGLFALFFAAFPWEVAEFGKQLVFFLPGILSLSFLGVALSHVSLSSRLKEILLPLLLVPFSVPIFLYGMEAERKLVSQSFFALKGSLGLLLAFSVFYASLGALLVEMTSDDE; from the coding sequence TTGAAATCCTTTCTCTCTTTGCTGAAAAAAGAACTTCGTTTAATGGGAAGGGCGAGTAACGGAATCCTTTCCTTAGTGGTTCTGGTTTCCGCCATGGTCTTTCTATTTCACTTCGCGCTGGAAAGGAACGGAAAAATGGACCGTGTCACTCTGATCGGATTGAAATGGGCTGTTTTATTCGTGGCTTCCTTCGTTCTCATCGGGCAATTCACTTGGGAGGAAAGGGAAGCAGGAGGCGGTACCGCGAGTCGTCTTTTCTTGCCGGCGTGGGTCCTGTTCCTGTCCAAATCCTTTTTGGTGTTCTTAGCTCTCTCCGGGACAGGGATTTATCTTTTAGGTCTATTCGCACTCTTCTTTGCGGCGTTTCCCTGGGAAGTTGCGGAGTTCGGAAAGCAATTGGTCTTTTTTCTGCCTGGAATTCTTTCTCTTTCTTTTTTGGGAGTGGCTCTTTCCCACGTCAGCCTTTCCTCGCGTTTGAAGGAAATTCTATTGCCTCTTCTGCTTGTTCCTTTCTCGGTTCCGATCTTCCTGTACGGAATGGAGGCCGAAAGGAAACTCGTGTCCCAGTCCTTCTTTGCTCTGAAAGGATCCTTGGGTCTCTTGCTTGCGTTCTCGGTTTTTTATGCGTCCCTCGGCGCTCTGCTCGTAGAAATGACGTCCGACGACGAGTAA
- a CDS encoding phosphoribosylaminoimidazolesuccinocarboxamide synthase yields the protein MMTLPKPNYTGKVRDVFDLGNELILVSTDRVSAFDVVFRQTVPDKGKILNRISAEWFRTFRDIPNHVISTDISSFPEPFRNRPELDGRSILVKKCRRIDFECVVRGYLSGSGWKEYKENGTLAFKKLPSGMSESEKLPEPVFTPAIKNDSGHDENVSEKRMEEELGTDLFRILKEKSISIYSRAAELVGKAGILLCDTKFEFGILDGQVILIDEILTPDSSRYWSAETYRKGTTPPSMDKQILRNYLEKSGWNKQPPAPDLPENLISELAAAYQQIQDRLLQCLSQEST from the coding sequence ATGATGACTCTTCCGAAGCCGAATTATACGGGAAAAGTCCGGGACGTTTTCGATCTAGGAAACGAATTAATCTTGGTATCTACGGACAGAGTTTCCGCTTTCGATGTGGTATTCCGGCAGACAGTTCCGGACAAAGGAAAGATTCTAAACCGCATCTCGGCCGAATGGTTTCGAACCTTCCGGGATATACCGAATCATGTGATCTCTACGGATATTTCCTCCTTTCCCGAACCGTTCCGGAATCGTCCGGAATTGGATGGGAGATCGATTCTGGTAAAAAAATGTCGGCGAATCGATTTCGAATGTGTGGTCCGAGGTTATTTGTCCGGATCCGGTTGGAAGGAATACAAAGAAAACGGAACTCTCGCGTTCAAAAAACTTCCTTCCGGCATGTCCGAATCCGAAAAGCTGCCCGAACCGGTTTTTACTCCCGCGATCAAAAACGATTCCGGACACGATGAAAACGTCTCCGAAAAGCGTATGGAAGAAGAACTAGGAACGGATCTCTTTCGGATTCTAAAGGAAAAATCGATTTCCATTTATAGCCGAGCGGCCGAATTGGTAGGGAAGGCGGGCATTCTTCTCTGCGACACTAAATTCGAGTTCGGGATTCTGGACGGTCAGGTCATTCTCATCGACGAAATTCTTACTCCGGATTCTTCCCGTTATTGGTCCGCAGAGACGTACCGAAAAGGAACGACTCCTCCAAGTATGGATAAGCAGATTTTACGGAATTATTTGGAAAAGTCCGGCTGGAACAAACAGCCGCCAGCTCCCGATTTACCTGAAAATCTGATTTCGGAGCTCGCCGCAGCTTACCAGCAAATACAGGATCGGCTTTTGCAATGTTTATCGCAAGAATCAACGTAA